A genomic region of Janthinobacterium lividum contains the following coding sequences:
- a CDS encoding MFS family transporter: MTSHDTPHDVAQLTSQQRIKAIIGASSGNLVEWFDFYIYSFCALYFSHAFFPSGNPTTQLLQTAGIFAAGFLMRPVGGWLFGRIADKYGRRQSMMISVLMMCGGSLMIAVLPTYETIGAFAPFLLLVARLFQGLSVGGEYGTSATYMSEVSESGKRGFFASFQYVTLIGGQLLALLVLVVLQQLLTLEELRAWGWRIPFVFGALAALVSLNLRKSLTETTTASERKDKDAGSLRGLLKHKRAFITVLGFTAGGSLVFYTFTTYMQKYLVNTAGMDTKTASAVMTCALLVYMVLQPVFGALSDRIGRRTSMLFFGGLATLCVLPIMHALKDITSPYAAFGLIIIALAIISFYTSISGLIKAEMFPVEVRALGVGLSYAVANAMFGGSAEYVALQFKAWHVEEYFYWYVTVMCLISFIVAIRMPDPSRSGLLK; this comes from the coding sequence ATGACATCCCACGATACTCCGCATGACGTTGCGCAGCTGACATCCCAGCAGCGCATCAAGGCCATCATTGGCGCTTCCTCCGGTAACCTGGTCGAATGGTTCGACTTCTACATTTACTCGTTCTGCGCGCTGTATTTCTCGCACGCCTTCTTCCCGTCCGGTAACCCGACGACGCAGCTGCTGCAGACGGCCGGCATCTTTGCCGCCGGCTTCCTCATGCGTCCGGTGGGCGGCTGGCTGTTCGGCCGCATCGCCGACAAATACGGCCGCCGCCAGTCGATGATGATTTCCGTGCTGATGATGTGCGGCGGCTCGCTGATGATCGCCGTGCTGCCCACGTATGAAACCATCGGCGCCTTCGCCCCGTTCCTGCTGCTGGTGGCGCGCCTGTTCCAGGGCTTGTCCGTGGGCGGCGAATACGGTACCAGCGCCACCTACATGAGCGAAGTGTCGGAATCGGGCAAGCGCGGCTTCTTTGCCTCGTTCCAGTACGTGACCCTGATCGGCGGCCAGCTGCTGGCTTTGCTGGTACTGGTGGTCTTGCAGCAATTGCTGACCCTGGAGGAGTTGCGTGCCTGGGGCTGGCGCATCCCGTTCGTGTTTGGCGCCCTGGCGGCCCTGGTGTCGCTGAACCTGCGTAAATCCCTGACGGAAACAACCACCGCCAGCGAGCGCAAGGACAAGGACGCGGGCAGCCTGCGCGGCTTGCTCAAGCACAAGCGCGCCTTCATCACGGTACTCGGCTTTACGGCCGGCGGCTCGCTCGTGTTCTACACGTTTACCACCTACATGCAGAAATACCTGGTCAACACGGCCGGCATGGACACCAAGACGGCCAGCGCCGTCATGACGTGCGCCTTGCTGGTCTACATGGTGCTGCAGCCGGTATTCGGCGCCTTGTCCGACCGCATCGGCCGCCGCACCTCGATGCTGTTCTTCGGCGGCCTGGCCACCCTGTGCGTGCTGCCGATCATGCATGCCTTGAAGGACATCACCAGCCCGTACGCGGCGTTTGGCCTGATCATCATCGCCCTGGCCATCATCAGTTTCTATACGTCGATCAGCGGCTTGATCAAGGCGGAAATGTTCCCCGTCGAAGTGCGCGCGCTGGGCGTGGGCCTGTCGTACGCGGTCGCCAACGCCATGTTCGGCGGTTCGGCCGAATATGTGGCGCTGCAGTTCAAGGCTTGGCACGTGGAAGAGTATTTCTATTGGTACGTGACTGTCATGTGCCTGATTTCCTTCATCGTCGCCATCCGCATGCCGGACCCGAGCCGCTCGGGACTGTTGAAGTAA
- the pcaF gene encoding 3-oxoadipyl-CoA thiolase: protein MTHAYICDAQRTPFGRYGGGLAGVRADDLGAVPIRALMARNPHVDWTAVTDVLYGCANQAGEDNRNVARMAALLAGLPDSVPGATLNRLCGSGLDAIGSAARFIKSGEAGLLIAGGVESMSRAPFVMGKADSAFARGMKMEDTTIGWRFINPLMKAQYGVDSMPETAENVAVDFGISRADQDAFALASQVKALAAQQAGVFDSEICPVSIAQKKGDPVVVVRDEHPRATTLDTLAKLKPVVRADGTITAGNASGVNDGAAALLLADEANAVRFGLTPRARVVAMATAGVAPRIMGIGPAPATLKVLAMTGLTLADFDVIELNEAFAAQGLAVLRQLGLPDDDPRVNPNGGAIALGHPLGASGARLAMTAVNQLHRTGGRYALCTMCIGVGQGIALVLERV, encoded by the coding sequence ATGACCCACGCATATATCTGCGACGCCCAGCGCACGCCGTTTGGCCGCTATGGCGGCGGACTCGCCGGCGTGCGCGCCGACGACCTGGGCGCCGTGCCCATCCGTGCCTTGATGGCACGCAATCCGCACGTGGACTGGACGGCTGTCACCGACGTGCTGTACGGCTGCGCCAACCAGGCGGGCGAGGATAACCGCAACGTGGCGCGCATGGCGGCCCTGCTGGCCGGCTTGCCCGACAGCGTGCCGGGCGCCACCCTGAACCGCCTGTGCGGCTCGGGCCTGGACGCCATCGGCAGTGCCGCCCGCTTCATCAAGAGCGGCGAGGCGGGCTTGCTGATCGCCGGCGGCGTGGAAAGCATGAGCCGCGCGCCGTTTGTCATGGGCAAGGCGGACAGCGCCTTTGCACGCGGCATGAAAATGGAAGACACGACCATCGGCTGGCGCTTCATCAATCCCTTGATGAAGGCGCAGTACGGCGTCGATTCGATGCCGGAAACGGCGGAAAACGTGGCCGTCGACTTCGGCATCAGCCGCGCGGACCAGGATGCGTTTGCCCTGGCCAGCCAGGTAAAAGCCCTGGCGGCGCAGCAGGCGGGCGTGTTCGACAGTGAAATCTGCCCCGTCAGCATCGCGCAAAAGAAAGGCGATCCTGTCGTCGTCGTTCGCGACGAGCATCCGCGCGCCACCACGCTCGACACCCTGGCCAAATTGAAACCCGTCGTGCGCGCGGACGGCACGATCACGGCCGGCAACGCGTCCGGCGTCAACGATGGCGCGGCGGCCCTGCTGCTGGCCGATGAAGCGAACGCGGTCCGCTTTGGCCTGACGCCGCGCGCCCGCGTCGTGGCCATGGCGACGGCCGGCGTGGCGCCGCGCATCATGGGCATCGGCCCCGCGCCCGCCACCCTGAAAGTGCTGGCCATGACGGGCTTGACCCTGGCCGACTTCGACGTCATCGAACTGAACGAAGCGTTCGCCGCCCAGGGCCTGGCCGTGCTGCGCCAGCTGGGCTTGCCTGACGACGACCCGCGCGTGAACCCGAATGGCGGCGCCATCGCCCTGGGCCATCCGCTGGGCGCATCGGGCGCGCGCCTGGCGATGACGGCCGTCAACCAGCTGCACCGCACGGGCGGCCGCTACGCGCTTTGTACCATGTGCATCGGCGTGGGCCAGGGCATCGCGCTGGTGCTGGAACGGGTCTGA
- a CDS encoding 3-oxoacid CoA-transferase subunit B produces the protein MNKWNRDQMAARVAADIHEGSVVNLGIGLPTLVANHLPAGADIILHSENGVIGMGPAPAPGEEDYDLINAGKQPVTLLAGGSYFHHADSFAMMRGGHLDICVLGAFQVSATGDLANWHTGAPDAIPAVGGAMDLAIGAKKTWVMMELLTKTGESKLVQACTYPLTGIACVSRIYSDLAVLDLSPAGATVVELVDGLSFEQLQALTVVPLTDGR, from the coding sequence GTGAATAAATGGAATCGAGATCAAATGGCGGCCCGCGTGGCGGCCGACATCCATGAAGGCAGTGTCGTCAACCTGGGCATTGGCTTGCCGACCCTGGTGGCGAACCACTTGCCGGCTGGCGCAGACATCATCCTGCACAGCGAAAACGGCGTCATCGGCATGGGCCCCGCGCCCGCGCCCGGCGAGGAAGACTACGACCTGATCAACGCGGGCAAGCAGCCCGTCACCCTGCTGGCGGGCGGCAGCTATTTTCACCATGCCGACAGCTTTGCCATGATGCGCGGCGGCCACCTGGACATCTGCGTGCTGGGCGCTTTCCAGGTGTCCGCCACGGGCGACCTGGCCAACTGGCACACGGGCGCGCCGGACGCCATTCCCGCCGTGGGCGGGGCCATGGACCTGGCCATCGGCGCGAAAAAGACCTGGGTCATGATGGAATTGCTGACCAAGACGGGTGAAAGCAAGCTGGTGCAGGCCTGTACCTATCCGCTGACGGGCATCGCCTGCGTCAGCCGCATCTACAGCGACCTGGCCGTGCTCGACCTGTCGCCCGCCGGCGCCACGGTCGTCGAACTGGTGGACGGCTTGAGTTTCGAGCAGTTGCAAGCGTTGACGGTCGTGCCGCTGACGGACGGACGTTAA
- a CDS encoding 3-oxoacid CoA-transferase subunit A — protein MIDKLRSSVLDALADIHDGATVMIGGFGGAGQPAELIDGLIAQGARDLVIVNNNAGNGDTGLAALLKNGQVRKIICSFPRQADSHVFDALYRAGKLELELVPQGNLAERIRAAGAGIGGFFTPTGYGTDLAKGKETREIDGRMYVLESPIHADFALIKAEQGDRWGNLTYRKTARNFGPIMAMAAKVSIASVHEVAELGSIDPEHVITPGLFVQRIVQVPRTATGPAGFKAA, from the coding sequence ATGATCGACAAACTGCGTTCCAGCGTGCTTGATGCGCTGGCCGATATCCACGATGGCGCCACCGTCATGATTGGCGGCTTTGGCGGCGCCGGCCAGCCGGCCGAGCTGATCGACGGCTTGATCGCCCAAGGCGCGCGCGACCTCGTCATCGTCAACAATAATGCGGGCAATGGCGATACGGGCCTGGCTGCCCTGCTGAAAAACGGGCAAGTGCGCAAGATCATCTGCTCCTTCCCGCGCCAGGCCGATTCCCACGTCTTCGATGCCCTGTACCGCGCGGGCAAGCTGGAGCTGGAGCTGGTACCGCAGGGCAACCTGGCCGAGCGTATCCGCGCCGCCGGCGCCGGCATCGGCGGCTTTTTCACGCCCACGGGCTATGGCACGGACTTGGCCAAAGGCAAGGAAACGCGCGAGATCGATGGCCGCATGTATGTGCTCGAGTCACCGATCCACGCCGATTTCGCGCTGATCAAGGCGGAGCAGGGCGACCGCTGGGGCAACCTGACCTACCGCAAGACGGCGCGCAACTTCGGCCCGATCATGGCCATGGCCGCGAAAGTCAGCATTGCTTCCGTACATGAAGTTGCCGAGTTGGGCAGCATCGATCCCGAGCACGTCATCACGCCGGGCCTGTTCGTGCAGCGCATCGTGCAAGTGCCGCGCACGGCCACCGGCCCCGCCGGCTTCAAAGCCGCCTGA
- a CDS encoding IclR family transcriptional regulator C-terminal domain-containing protein, whose amino-acid sequence MTDLRSTPLSAADTLDADGAPRPGDSYVQSFARGLAVLRSFGADAPQQTLSEVAERAQLTRAGARRILHTLLHLGYVEADGRLFRLTPKVLDLGYAYLSSLPVWTQAQPLLEELMQTLRQSCSATVLDGDDIVYVVRLSAHRTMSINLGIGSRLPAYCTSMGRVLLSGLAPDVLHARLSKMALLKITPATKVDIDVLMEEIAQVRRQGWCLVQEELEQGLIALAAPVFDRAGKVVAAINVSGQTAGPSVAHLLEHSLPKLLETASRVSALVRVQQ is encoded by the coding sequence ATGACCGACCTCCGCAGCACGCCCCTTTCCGCCGCAGACACCCTTGACGCCGACGGCGCACCGCGTCCCGGCGACAGCTATGTGCAATCGTTCGCGCGGGGGCTGGCCGTGTTGCGCAGCTTTGGCGCGGACGCGCCGCAACAGACCCTGAGCGAAGTGGCGGAGCGGGCGCAGCTGACGCGCGCGGGCGCGCGGCGCATCCTGCATACCTTGCTGCATCTCGGTTATGTGGAAGCGGATGGACGGCTGTTCCGTTTGACGCCCAAGGTGCTGGACCTCGGTTACGCCTATCTGTCGTCCTTGCCCGTGTGGACGCAGGCGCAGCCGCTGCTGGAAGAATTGATGCAGACCTTGCGCCAGTCGTGCTCGGCCACCGTGCTCGACGGCGATGACATCGTGTATGTGGTGCGCCTGTCCGCGCACCGCACCATGTCGATCAACCTGGGCATCGGCAGCCGCCTGCCCGCCTACTGCACCTCGATGGGACGGGTTTTGCTGTCGGGCCTGGCGCCCGACGTGCTGCACGCACGGCTGTCGAAGATGGCACTGCTGAAAATCACGCCGGCGACCAAGGTCGATATCGACGTCTTGATGGAAGAGATTGCGCAAGTGCGGCGCCAGGGCTGGTGCCTGGTGCAGGAAGAGCTGGAACAGGGCTTGATCGCCCTGGCCGCGCCCGTGTTCGACCGGGCTGGCAAGGTGGTGGCGGCGATCAACGTCAGCGGCCAGACGGCGGGGCCGTCCGTGGCGCACCTGCTGGAACACAGCTTGCCGAAACTGCTCGAGACGGCCAGCCGGGTCAGCGCCCTGGTGCGGGTGCAGCAGTGA
- a CDS encoding ChaN family lipoprotein, translated as MKTVIFRAALLSSMLALAACGSLLKKEAPPASVPVADTLPNPQVLLLGEVHDNAQGQRLRVEELRRRLAAGWRPVIVMEQFDRENQDLLTRAARDCADPDCIIRVMEQPRWDWSLYRPVLDLVISYQLSLVAGNLSPADASRIVRDGIQWSMPPAMVATYLAAPVPADILDGQQKEVQAARCNMLPDMMINGVVNAQVARDIWMAKLIRDQAPRDVVLIAGNAHVRKDIGVPRWLKLADPQLNVRSIGYLEQGGSGYKGTFDLTQTMPAQPRADPCLKFKNKV; from the coding sequence ATGAAGACCGTGATTTTCCGCGCCGCCCTGCTGTCCAGCATGCTGGCGCTGGCCGCCTGCGGCAGCTTGCTGAAGAAGGAAGCGCCGCCCGCTTCCGTGCCCGTGGCCGACACCTTGCCCAATCCGCAAGTCTTGCTGCTGGGCGAAGTCCATGACAATGCGCAAGGCCAGCGCCTGCGCGTCGAAGAATTGCGCCGCCGCCTGGCAGCCGGCTGGCGTCCCGTGATTGTGATGGAGCAGTTCGACCGCGAAAACCAGGATTTGCTGACGCGCGCCGCGCGCGATTGCGCCGATCCCGACTGCATCATCCGCGTGATGGAACAGCCGCGCTGGGACTGGAGCTTGTACCGGCCCGTGCTGGACCTCGTCATCAGCTACCAGCTGAGCCTGGTCGCCGGCAACCTGTCGCCGGCCGATGCGTCGCGTATCGTGCGCGACGGCATCCAGTGGTCCATGCCGCCCGCCATGGTGGCCACTTACCTGGCCGCACCCGTGCCGGCCGATATCCTGGACGGGCAACAGAAGGAAGTCCAGGCGGCCCGCTGCAATATGCTGCCCGACATGATGATCAACGGTGTCGTCAACGCCCAGGTGGCGCGCGATATCTGGATGGCCAAACTGATCCGCGATCAGGCGCCGCGCGACGTGGTGCTGATCGCCGGCAATGCCCATGTGCGCAAGGATATCGGCGTGCCCCGCTGGCTGAAGCTGGCCGACCCGCAGCTGAACGTGCGCAGCATCGGCTACCTGGAGCAGGGCGGCAGCGGCTACAAGGGCACGTTTGACCTGACGCAAACGATGCCGGCGCAGCCGCGCGCGGACCCGTGCTTGAAGTTTAAAAATAAGGTTTAA
- a CDS encoding YeeE/YedE family protein, protein MSKLILSLLSGLLFGLGLIVSGMGNPAKVLAFLDLAGAWDPSLALVMGGAIGVALPAFWLARRRSTALLGEPMQLPASRRIDRRLLLGSLAFGVGWGIAGFCPGPALVSLLAGQPKAWLFVGAMLAGMVLFEVLERRKLPAPV, encoded by the coding sequence ATGAGCAAGCTGATCCTTTCCCTGTTGAGCGGCCTCCTCTTTGGCCTGGGCCTGATCGTCTCCGGCATGGGCAATCCGGCCAAGGTGCTCGCTTTCCTCGACCTGGCCGGGGCCTGGGATCCGTCGCTGGCGCTGGTGATGGGCGGCGCCATCGGCGTGGCCCTGCCAGCCTTCTGGCTGGCGCGCCGGCGCAGCACGGCGCTGCTGGGCGAGCCCATGCAGTTGCCGGCATCGCGGCGCATCGACCGGCGCTTGCTGCTGGGCAGCCTGGCCTTTGGCGTGGGCTGGGGCATCGCCGGTTTTTGTCCCGGTCCCGCCCTCGTATCCCTGCTGGCGGGCCAGCCGAAAGCGTGGCTGTTTGTGGGCGCCATGCTGGCCGGCATGGTCCTGTTTGAAGTGCTGGAGCGCCGCAAGCTGCCCGCGCCGGTCTGA
- a CDS encoding YeeE/YedE family protein — translation MSIAWQHFTPWASLAGGMLIGLAAALLILFNGRIAGISGILGGLLRPRSGDLGWRIAFLAGLIGTPLLYQLWQALPPVQIDAGTPALIVAGLLVGVGVRYGAGCTSGHGVCGLSRLSPRSLAATIAFMAAGFLTVYLLRHL, via the coding sequence ATGAGCATAGCCTGGCAGCACTTCACGCCGTGGGCCTCGCTGGCTGGCGGCATGCTGATCGGCCTGGCGGCTGCCCTGCTGATTCTGTTCAATGGGCGGATCGCCGGCATCAGCGGCATCCTCGGCGGCTTGCTGCGGCCGCGCAGTGGCGACCTGGGCTGGCGCATCGCCTTTCTTGCCGGCCTGATCGGCACGCCCCTGCTGTACCAGTTGTGGCAAGCCTTGCCGCCCGTGCAGATCGACGCGGGCACGCCCGCCCTGATCGTCGCGGGCTTGCTGGTGGGCGTGGGCGTGCGCTATGGCGCCGGCTGCACCAGCGGCCACGGCGTGTGCGGCCTGTCGCGCCTGTCTCCCCGTTCGCTGGCTGCCACCATCGCCTTCATGGCGGCCGGATTCCTCACCGTCTATCTGTTGCGCCATCTGTGA
- a CDS encoding ArsR/SmtB family transcription factor yields METVVTPQHAYNLDAMRGSAYKASSLLKAMGNADRLMLLCQLSQGEHCVSDLEQKVGIGQPTLSQQLGVLREEMLVATRRDGKQIYYRVASPPVLAVLQVLYAQFCAPRPAFNDEAD; encoded by the coding sequence ATGGAGACAGTCGTAACACCGCAACACGCATACAACCTCGACGCCATGCGTGGCTCGGCCTACAAGGCCAGCTCGCTGCTCAAGGCCATGGGCAATGCCGACCGATTGATGCTGCTGTGCCAGCTATCGCAGGGCGAGCATTGCGTCAGCGACCTCGAACAAAAAGTGGGCATCGGCCAGCCGACCCTGTCGCAGCAGCTGGGCGTGCTGCGCGAAGAGATGCTGGTGGCCACGCGGCGCGATGGCAAGCAGATTTATTACCGCGTCGCCAGCCCGCCCGTGCTGGCCGTGCTGCAAGTGCTGTACGCGCAATTTTGCGCGCCGCGCCCCGCCTTCAACGACGAAGCGGACTGA
- a CDS encoding PEP-CTERM sorting domain-containing protein has product MSIYQPLCVALLALSASTWSVAAVSDTTADKQQETGERVAIDESISLNNNPGWETPDLPYARLLASSAAAAPHWSTSGAHHVALAPPRPMTAAPAQQAHVPAPVPEASMYSMLLVGLGLVALSLHGEKQEKFDN; this is encoded by the coding sequence ATGAGTATCTATCAGCCGTTATGCGTGGCCTTGCTGGCGCTGTCGGCCAGCACATGGAGCGTGGCGGCAGTCAGCGACACGACGGCCGACAAGCAGCAGGAAACCGGCGAACGCGTGGCGATCGATGAAAGCATCAGCTTGAATAATAATCCCGGCTGGGAAACGCCGGACTTGCCGTATGCACGCCTGCTTGCCAGCAGCGCGGCTGCTGCACCGCACTGGAGCACCAGTGGCGCGCACCATGTGGCCCTGGCGCCGCCCAGGCCCATGACGGCCGCGCCCGCACAGCAAGCCCACGTGCCGGCTCCCGTGCCTGAAGCAAGCATGTACTCGATGCTGCTGGTGGGATTGGGCCTGGTGGCCTTGAGCCTGCACGGCGAAAAACAGGAAAAATTCGATAACTGA
- a CDS encoding DUF3224 domain-containing protein, with translation MPFITGTFDVSITPETLSDTAAQSGLGRLSLDKRYHGALDASAQGEMLSARASVAGSAGYVALERVEGSLDGRHGSFYLQHSGTMTRGAPALSVTVVPDTGTQQLQGLTGSLAIRIEDGKHYYDFTYDIVETQ, from the coding sequence ATGCCTTTCATTACCGGAACCTTTGATGTCAGCATCACCCCGGAAACCTTGTCGGACACGGCCGCGCAATCGGGGCTGGGGCGCTTGTCGCTCGACAAGCGCTACCACGGCGCCCTCGACGCCAGCGCGCAGGGCGAGATGCTCAGCGCGCGCGCCAGCGTGGCCGGTTCGGCAGGCTATGTGGCGCTGGAGCGGGTGGAAGGCAGCCTGGACGGGCGCCATGGCAGTTTTTATTTGCAGCACAGCGGCACCATGACGCGCGGCGCGCCCGCCTTGTCGGTGACGGTGGTGCCCGATACGGGGACGCAGCAGTTGCAAGGGCTCACCGGCAGCCTGGCCATCCGCATTGAGGACGGCAAGCATTATTATGACTTTACGTATGACATTGTTGAGACGCAATGA
- a CDS encoding DUF1697 domain-containing protein has protein sequence MAQMENSQQVALLRGINVGRAKRVAMADLRKLLGDLGFAQVRTVLNSGNVVYDGGKVAPADAAARIEEALVLKLGVAARVTVLSASQFAELIEQNPLAPAADAARLLVLVLNNPADVQRLAPLLQQSWQPEALALGRWAAYAWCPDGVLASKVVAALGVLLGDGVTSRNWATMQKLHALLNGPDAAVTSTKEY, from the coding sequence ATGGCACAGATGGAAAACAGTCAGCAGGTGGCGCTGTTGCGCGGGATCAATGTGGGCCGCGCCAAGCGCGTGGCCATGGCCGACTTGCGCAAGCTGCTGGGCGACCTGGGGTTTGCGCAGGTGCGTACCGTGCTCAACAGCGGCAACGTCGTGTATGACGGAGGCAAGGTTGCGCCGGCCGACGCCGCTGCCCGCATCGAGGAAGCGCTGGTGCTGAAACTGGGCGTGGCGGCCAGGGTGACGGTGCTGTCGGCCAGCCAGTTTGCCGAACTGATCGAACAAAACCCCCTGGCGCCGGCGGCCGATGCGGCCCGGCTGCTGGTGCTGGTGCTGAACAATCCGGCCGACGTCCAGCGTCTGGCGCCGCTCTTGCAGCAGTCGTGGCAGCCGGAAGCGCTGGCGCTGGGGCGATGGGCCGCGTATGCCTGGTGTCCCGATGGCGTGCTGGCCAGCAAGGTGGTGGCGGCCCTGGGCGTGCTGCTGGGCGATGGCGTCACCTCGCGCAACTGGGCCACGATGCAAAAATTACATGCGCTGCTGAACGGGCCGGATGCGGCAGTCACATCGACCAAGGAGTACTGA
- a CDS encoding sensor histidine kinase, translating to MVSIQVRLTLLFVVIVTLVLGISGTYTQYTLSKELESGSARLRSGVLTRLQTSLPSALWDLDKSKVDSIVAAEMLPPELVGIRVYDASVGLFAGEVRDAAGTLVPLTADVAMGGTPVEAPLVFRDAVAAATGGKPVIVGKVIVNFSRAQIDAALRGEVRRKVLEVLLLDIILVGALALSLRIVFGPLKQLRDGLFDLATRGSDDVEELPENRRDELGDVIRGFNAVQRKLKSIIEGSREAEDMARRSQQATAQAMDELRRAQESLLQSERLASLGSLVAGVAHEINTPVGIALTSASVLKEATDAISTAVAGGSVKKTDIVRYLETAGESARLIMNNAYRAAHLIHSFKQIAVDQVSEARRLFELRDYIGEVISSLQPTLKKTRIRIDIDCPPGIMLDSYPGALAQVLTNLVLNCVEHAFDADTDGHIHIGVLGDNDWIAMQVRDDGRGIAPDMLDRVFDPFVTTRRGQGGTGLGLNIVFNLIAKQFGGTITVSSTLGQGATFLLRLPKVTPLPEGAASGPAGQA from the coding sequence ATGGTGAGTATCCAAGTCCGGCTGACCCTGCTTTTTGTCGTGATCGTCACCCTGGTGCTGGGCATTTCGGGTACCTATACCCAATATACCTTGAGCAAGGAACTCGAATCGGGCAGCGCGCGCCTGCGCAGCGGCGTGCTCACGCGCTTGCAGACGAGTTTGCCTTCAGCCCTGTGGGACCTCGATAAATCCAAGGTCGACAGCATCGTCGCGGCCGAAATGCTGCCGCCGGAACTGGTCGGCATCCGCGTCTACGACGCCTCCGTCGGCCTGTTCGCGGGCGAAGTGCGCGACGCGGCGGGCACCCTGGTGCCGCTGACGGCCGACGTGGCCATGGGTGGCACGCCCGTCGAGGCGCCGCTGGTGTTCCGCGACGCCGTGGCCGCAGCCACGGGTGGAAAGCCCGTGATCGTCGGCAAGGTCATCGTCAATTTCAGCCGCGCCCAGATCGATGCGGCCCTGCGCGGCGAAGTGCGGCGCAAGGTGCTGGAAGTGTTGCTGCTTGACATCATTCTGGTGGGCGCCCTGGCGCTGAGCCTGCGCATCGTCTTCGGGCCCTTGAAACAGTTGCGCGACGGCTTGTTCGATCTGGCCACGCGCGGCAGTGACGATGTCGAAGAGCTGCCGGAAAACCGGCGCGACGAGCTGGGCGACGTGATCCGCGGCTTCAATGCCGTGCAGCGCAAGCTCAAGTCCATCATCGAGGGCAGCCGCGAGGCGGAAGACATGGCGCGCCGCTCGCAGCAGGCAACGGCGCAGGCCATGGACGAGCTGCGCCGCGCGCAGGAATCGTTGCTGCAGTCGGAACGCCTGGCCTCGCTGGGCAGCCTGGTGGCCGGCGTGGCGCATGAAATCAACACCCCGGTCGGCATCGCGCTGACCAGCGCCTCGGTGCTGAAGGAAGCCACCGATGCCATCAGCACGGCGGTGGCCGGCGGCAGCGTGAAGAAGACCGATATCGTGCGCTACCTGGAAACGGCCGGCGAAAGCGCGCGGCTGATCATGAACAATGCCTATCGCGCCGCGCACCTGATCCACAGTTTCAAGCAGATCGCCGTCGACCAGGTCAGCGAGGCGCGCCGCTTGTTCGAATTGCGCGACTATATCGGTGAAGTGATTTCGAGCCTGCAGCCGACCCTGAAAAAGACGCGCATCCGCATCGATATCGATTGCCCGCCCGGCATCATGCTCGACAGCTATCCGGGCGCGCTGGCGCAGGTGCTGACCAACCTGGTCTTGAACTGCGTCGAGCACGCCTTTGATGCGGATACGGACGGCCATATCCATATCGGCGTGCTTGGCGATAACGACTGGATCGCCATGCAGGTGCGCGACGATGGCCGCGGCATCGCGCCCGACATGCTCGACCGCGTGTTCGACCCGTTTGTCACCACGCGGCGCGGACAGGGCGGCACGGGCCTGGGCTTGAATATCGTATTCAACTTGATTGCCAAGCAGTTTGGCGGCACCATCACGGTCAGCAGCACGCTGGGGCAGGGCGCGACGTTCCTGCTGCGCCTGCCCAAGGTGACGCCATTGCCGGAAGGCGCCGCCAGCGGTCCTGCCGGCCAGGCATAG